CCCAGGAGTGATCAAGAAAATGAGAAACCGGTAACTAATCCACACATTGTGCACATCCCGCCGCTGATATTATTTCGATTTTCTATCGGCTTCGGAGCCAATAATCAATCCCGCGGTGAGCATAGCATTTCCCaacaatgtttttctttttttttctcccgctTGTAAGTTTATCTTATGCACCACACAGCGCACCACATTTTTACGCCCCAAAGACAGATCGATTGACGACGGCTTATTTCACATTCCATTCGGCTGTTGCGTGCGTACGGACAGTAAAAGGTCTACCCGGTCGAGGGGCTTAGTTTGTTTATACAGGTTGTTTAGTGCGTTAACTAAAATGTGCGGTCGAAAATAGATTCGATTCCAAAAAATATGAACCAGGACAGCATAAAGAGCTGACCTCTGGCACGCGTATCGAACAAACATTCACAATGGGTGGCGAGAATTTCGAAAGAGTCTTTTGAAGAATACTACggaaaggtttttatttttgtagggTTTTGCAGATGAAAATTTGGCGTAATTTTTCATATGTTTCTTGAACATATGGAAAAGGTCTTCAATCGAACAAAATATTATCTTAATTCACTGTATGTACTAAGTTTATCTGCTTCTGAATGCCATGACTATACCTTACAAAGTGATTCTGATTAAgctgtttgaaaaaaattacaagtaatttcaaaaagtaCTTAGTTAGCTTGGAAAGTATGGGTTATAAGTCCAAGCCATTGTATATCTTAATCATATTTGCTCATGCAATTACAAATATAGACCTTTTCTCTAATTTTTTATACTTCAATAAAAAGAACTCTATAGAGACTTCAAATAGAAACTCTATTTGAAGGGCTTAGGGCTTGACCAAGCCCTGAACCATTCGCTGGCCGATTAGttggtctttaagccaagaagaagacgaataGCCAGTTTGACGAACGGTACAATTAGAACTTAAAATAGGTCTCGTAGTGCGTCTAGCAATCAGAACAACTCAAACCAAATTTCAACAACTAAAAAAGTGGTGTCTTGTCCTGTTCAAGCTTACGAAGATTGTGTGGAGAAACTTTGGAGAAAGTGGTGAAAAATTGGATGCATCTTTCATTTAACGAGAACGCATTCTTTGAATTCAAAAGCATGTAAAAGGAAGTATAGGTGAACTTCATACACCATTCAGCGTATAAAGTTGTGCAATtagatgaaaatattttttggtttataaaaAGACCtttattattacaattttaaatcattcccTTTAAATGTGATGCTTGACTTCCACGCCCAGTTCTTCCAACGTATTGCTCATTGAAGATCTGTTTCAACTGGTAACACCGCAGATCATTAAATAGCAATACTCCAGTTTTGCTCCATTTCATAACCAGGCAAACAGTTCTGCGGATGCGCTTCACAGTAAAGTGCAAATCATTCTGAAGATCTTCAGCCTCGCTCTTTATCACCAACCCGTCCAAGAATGGGCCGATGAGAAGATCACGTCCAAGCAGAATAGCAGAAGGGCAACGAGTGCATTAGGCGCAAACGCGCAAAGAACGATACGAGCTGGGTGTTGATGACCGATACGACTGGCAAAACTCGGGGAGCTGAGAAGCATAGAAATCCCCTCATGATCAACGCTGCTGCTCGTTTGCGTGAACCCGGCCCCGCGGCTAGCAGGAATGATGCGAGTGCACGAAAACACTCGCCTCTCTATTAGTCGCCTGTTGCTTGGCTGGCCATCATCACGCCTCATCGGGTCGATTTCTCAAGTGCAACAAAACGCAAATCCAGCCCGTTGGGAAGCGGATgtggaaaaagtgaaaaacttccatccacaaaaaaagctaacgCGTGATCATCTTCACCAAGAAGCGGTGATGGTTTTGGTTGGCGCGCACAAGAAAGCAATCAGAGCAGAGCAAGCGTTGAGATGCTCCACCGAGTGCTACTACGATGACCGCTCCGTGCCGCGAATAAATCCAATCAATTGTCGGACAGAAGGGAAATTTAATTGGATGAACCTAGATATGTGGAAACGGTTGATTCGTATCGTGGTGCGCCTAATATACAGAAGAAGGAACCTTACCGTGTACGATGATCCGCTACCATCGGATCCAAACTCTTGCGTGCTCGGTATCGAAAAGTGCATCCTTGGTCTGCTATCGGCTACTAGATGTTTGCAGGCGAAACTGTTCTATGACGATTGATGATGGACTTGCCTTCGGCGCGGTTCCGACGATGAGTTTTCTGGCCTTTCGTCCGGCAGACGGGCATAGGTCAACATTCGCTTCTAGCACCAAAACTTAAACCCTATTAGCGTAGGCCGTTGGTGCAGAGTATCGTCCACAAGGTTAATGCGACGGTGTTCATTACAAGTCCTGGGTGCTGATGTGAGGTTTTCGtactttttttctcgctctctctctctctctctctctctctctctctctctctctatatatatatatatatatatatatttcgCTCCTTCCCAAACTTGGCCCGGCCCGTTGGTACTCGTTGCGTTTTGGTATCGGATTCCCGTAGGGGTGCCGTCGTAGCTGGAGTAccggttttaattttttcccccttttttttactatcgcACGAAACGAAATACTGTTGTCGAGCACAACTTTTCACATCTTTTACACCCAACTGGGAATGGTTACAACTTAGTGGGTTGCGGCAAGGTTTCCACCCAAACCATCATCCTTCCTACGCACAAGTCTCGTCGACTCGGTTTCGTTGCGGAAATGATACCGCACACATAGACaagcacgcacacgcacaccccgTCTGTGCATACGAAACGAGCTGCACTTGCAGGGGCCGATTGACTTTAATTGGAAAAATATCCGCACAGATTAATCTATTCAGCAGTACTTTCGTCGCCGCCAGCAGCGGGTTTACACGGACAGGCCACAGGTTTGCTCGTACGGGCTACTCGCACCAGTCTGGTACACTGGCACACTGTCGAGCAATTTCACCAGTTTTGATGAAAACCTTCCTCTGCTCGACTAGTTCCGTGTGGCTATTTGACAAAACTACACACAATGCTTCTATTGCTCTACGCACAGCAACAGTGGAAACCGACGCAACGAACGGACGAATGAAAGTGTTCAGAATTATCAACACAACCCCGACAGtgagttaaaaaaatgaatgatcacaaaaaaaacaatgccagTGTTGCCAGGCACATGCACAAATGTTGACGTCCGGTTGacgtttctctctctctcggatAGTGGGTAGTTTTACACGCTGGTCAAAATATACctcaaattttgaaattattgtttgaaatCAGAATTTTCGCgggaaaaaagtattttaggttttttttaaatattttttttcaaacgaaatttgaaaacaaagcGTGTGGAGGATGCAAGCGCTCTTGGTGTGTTCGAGCGGCGTGATCCCAGTTCCCAGTTCGGTACGTAGCGTCCGGGAGCACATCGAGTtagttggctggatcaggtgaagcaggacctgtcggagattgggCAGTTGCATGGATGGGAAACTTATAAGCACTTAAtaatttgttgcttgttttggaATAAACTTGATAGCTATCGAGCTAGTGAAACGTCGAAAAGACGCATAGTTGGGTAGTATGAGCGTGTATTCGACGTTGAATTTGACTgcagttttgaaaattacGTAAGATTTGTTTAACTTGATTGACTCTGATATACTTGTCTCATTGATTGAATAAATCTCATCATATAATGTACCAGCATTTTCCAAAGGATTTTTCTAACCCGTGCTGATAGAggatatacaaaaaaaatactgtttgATGAAGGCCCTTAGTGGACTAGAGATTGTGCATCTAATTGTAGCTTAAATATAGTGTTAAACATCCGTCAAAGCATGACTAACATGGTCAGGATGATAAAGATCCCACTAAACCCTACAACGCAAAGgaaatttagagatttttctATCTAAaagatttgttgtgtgttgaagATCTGATGaggaagttgtttttttttaccttaatTCTTGTGTTTCACCACTTATATCAGTTTGTTATACTTACACAGATTAACTAAACCCATGTTCATTTCTCAtatcatttcattttatgcatttataaaattttgaatttttaaattacataatTCTGTACTACTATAATAGCCTTTAGAAATATACCACTTTTCAcggaaattaaaacataatgtaaaataattaaaaacataattgCGCCTAGAGTAGATTGTGGAATTTAATTCTTCACTATGCACTACCGATTCCTTCGCCGGGTGGATGCGGTAGTACACAGTAAGGTGGCCAGCGTAAGGCATCCTAAAATGGCCGCCAAACCACACCCGTACGATAGCACTCCTCTGTAATACTCAGGACATTCGGAACGATCGTGACATTTCCTAGGAGTAAAAGAATTTGAAAAGATTAGTAAGAACTCCGCTTAATCAGTCAACTTAATGAACACTTACACCGACTCGataatcaccaccaccacgccaGTGATTAGCTTGTCCGCAAACGTAACGGCCGAATAGATGAATCCACCCTGATCCGCATGCTTCCCGATCATGTCGGCCGTAATGCATAAGCTGCTAATCATTGTGATGGAGCTGCCCGCCCCAAACAGGGATGCAATCAAGAATAAGGACAGCGTACTGAATGATCCCGCACCGGGCGTTAGTGCGatccacagacacacactggTGCTGATGATGGACCCAACGAAGTACACCAAACTGTTGCCGACAAATCGATTGGTGTACTTAAGAATTAGTGACGCTACGAAGGAGGCGAGAAACGATACCAGTGGAACCGTTGCTAGATGCTCAACATTGGCATTGTTTTCTGCCGGAGTCACATCCGGCTGATAGGCCCGTTCGTCTAACCAAAGCGGCATGTACACGAGAGAGGTTGTCATGAAAAGTCTCGAGAAGACGTACCTTAAAGTGAAGGTGAAAGGAATCATTAGTAAAGCAAGAGTATCGAATGATGGTTTCGAGAAAATTCACTTACAGTAAGGCATTCTGATACAACAGAGGTGATTTGAAGaagtttttctttggtttACGATGTACGATCGCGTCCAGCGCGGTAGAAGATCCAGCCAACTGCCCATTCGCTTGTCGGTGTTCTGGCCCCAGTAGCGACTCGCGCTCAATGTCCGTTTCTGCTCTTGGTGCGGACGGACGGATGATGTTGTGCTGTAGTGCTGTGTTTCGTCGATGTTCGTACCCACTGAATGTGAGCGAAAAGTTGAACAGAACCGACATGGAAACGCCCACCAGCGTAAGGATGAGTGAAATGTCCTGTTGAatgagaaattttaaagatgattgtgaattttttgtaaaaatttttCCCTACAATCTTTACTTACTCGAAACCGGTACGCATCACCAGGTCCAATCTGGTTGTCGGTGCTTGTACGGCTACGCAAAACCGCCCAAGTCACAATGTACACCACCACATTGGACACGATCGATACCGAGTACCGGATGGCAGTTAAATCGGACCGATCTTTCTGCGTGCGAGAGAGTTCCGGTATCATGGCAAGGTGCGTCACCTGTACGATTGGCCATCCAAACTGGAAGGCAAGTATCACGATTACGAAGTACAGAATTTCCCACCAGTGAGGCGCTACCGTGCACCAAGGACACAGGGAAAATATCATCGGGAATGTAAGGAATACTATAAAAGTGCCTAGAATAAGATAGGACATTTGGTTTGTAAGTATTATCAGTAAAATGGCGCTCATACGTTCGCCTACCCGCTATATGCCACTGTCGCTTCGTGCCATAACGATCCGTCAGCAGGCCCACGATCGGTGTCGCAATAGCATCTCCAACCTGGCCCAACATCACCATCGCACCGGCTTCGGCTGCCGGCATTCCCAATGCTCCCTGCATGAATAGTAGCGTGTAGCTGAACCAGATCCCGGCACAAAGATCGTTATACACGTGGCCCAATCCGTAGCCGATTTTTTCGCACATCTTCAGTGTGGAACGCTTGTCCAGCTGGGCACGGTCCATGTCGACTGCGGTGTTGCCGGGAAACGTTGTTGGAGAGGGATCGTTGTGGGGCTCTATTCCGTTCACTGCAGGCACCACCGTTCGTGTGTCTGTTGTGGCACCATAGCGGTGGATTGTTGTGCTACCGTTTGCTAGTGGCACTTTGTTGCCCGTGTTGGCCATTTTGTTAAATCTGTAGTAGAACAATGAAAGAGAAGTAACCGTATTAGTACATCACGTGGTACTACACTATAATGTATAATTgcacatttaaaataaattatttagaaTAAATGGCAGTTTTATCGAGATAAATTTACAAACATGTCTTATTGGatgacaatttatttttcgaaaGTCCTTATAGTGAAGTGGGAGCTTAAGTTGGTATCTGTCATACATTTTATTAGTGATTGTATTCAATCCACTTCGTATTAAAAGCTTCAAGCGTTTGAACAGCGTTGATAGAATGATCCTCATATAGCTAAATGTCTCAAGTTCATGGATCGCATCGAATACTTTACAAAGAGTCCAATGGTCTAAGCAATTGCTCAGACGGTCAGACGTTATGGTCTTGATAATGTACACGAAGAATATTTCTATTAATAAAGTCTGTCATATCTCAACAGTACAACTCAACAGCACtggataaattgaaaaaaaaaaaaagaagtaaacgaTGTCTTAAGGGCCGATGCCTAGAAAAGTCAACGATGTCGAGGCTCCAACAGTACCGGAACTTCCTACCCTAACGGTGGGCGTCCCGAAGGGCCCCGGCAACTGCTACAAGAGTACAAGGGGTCTAGTAAAAGGGACCCCGCGTTAGCAGCTTTCCAGTAGTAGCTTCCAGTAGAAGGGCCTCGTATTGAGGGCCCGTAGACGCGAGTAAGTGGCTCGCACGTGTTAGGGACATCCTTAGAGTCATTGCTTGCCATTTCTGACTAAATTAATGTTATTTGCTAGCAGCAGGTTAGTCAGTTCTAAGTGAACGGGATTCGATGTTCGGTCCTGTTATGTGAAGATCGACGTCGCTAACATCTCAGTCAGCCGCTCCAGCCTGACAGGTAATTCTGATGCCGTCAGCAGATCCTGAAGAGTGCCATCTGTGCGTTCGGTCAGGACTTGCCGACTCATAAAGCACAAAGCTATTCCCTTATGAAAAAATGTCATATAAAGTTGTAGTTTTTTGAGTATAACTAGGATCATAGCGTCATACTAGAAAATTTGTGGTTATGAACCTGCTAAAGAGGGGAATTTTAACTGAGATTGCCAGTTATTTCAAGGAAAATAGAATTTATACTCAAATCTTTCTGaatgtaacttttttttgtaaaagagcactttttctaatatttttcagTTGACAGCACAGTAACAAATAATTGAGGAAACGATGGAGTACAGGAAACATTATGCTAACTCCCTAAGGAGTCACCGGTGGACTAGCCAACAGGTAGCCaatcgaagaaaaagaagaaaagctcCAGAAGAATAGTGGAAttcttatttctatttttataaaagtctcttatttctatttttataaaaGTATACTTtggtataaaacaaaaaggccTTCAATTACTTCAACTCTTagctaaaataattaaaaaaattaaattagctTGAATTAGAcaatcaaaaaataattattcagaTTAAACGATTTAGCTTCAGCTCAAGGGAATATAAGGGAAATAAGCGTAAATCGTTTTATCATTATGCAAAAATTGATCATTtacaaaagaaatcaaaactgTTGTAGAAAATTAAGATGCTCATGAACATTCTACCAAATTTTCGTAAATTTATATCAAGGAGAAGCGTAAATCGTTTTATCATTATGCAAAAATTGATCATTTACGAAAGAAATCAAAACTGTTGTAGAAAATTAAGATGCTCATGAACATTCTACCAAATTTTCGTAAATTTATATCAAGGAGAAGCGTAAATCGTTTTATCATTATGCAAAAATTGATCATTTACGAAAGAAATCAAAACTGTTGTAGAAAATTAAGATACACATAAACATTCTACCAAATTTTCGTAAATTTATATCAAGTAGAAGTATCAAAATCGGCTGTTTGAAAATGGGATATAAAAGTGTCCTTAACCTATTGTCTATAGCTGTATGGCTTAATCATAATCTAAAATTTAcctatttttaaagcaaaaattagCAAAACACGGCTGAGCGGTTAACTAGAATAATGAACAATTCACGGCACTGGTTAAAGCTAATTGATGTCCGTTCTATCGTTTTCCAAGTATCCAGCGAAGAAATCTTATAGATGTCAGATCTCAGATCAGAAAATATTTCCCCACTGAGGATCTGAGCTTTTGGATGCGTTTGTCGTGTTCAAATTCTAATTAGATTCCTGGGGCCTACTATTAGCTATTAGCATGACTTAATATCTATCAGTTAGCATCTATTAGCATGAGTTAAtagatttatttacaattgattatgacggtccaatgccgtattgtccatgAGTTAATAGATGCTAACGAATGAATTTCGTCTTGGCTATGCATGCAAGGTTCTatacaacatcaacaacttcTAATAGTAATTCATGTAAACTAGTCATTCGTGGATCATAGAACGATTCATCGAATTCCTCACATTCTCCAAACGCGTCCTAGTAGGCGTAACTTTGGCTAAAACTCCTAATGTCATAAGCCTTCATTGTCTATCCTGTTCCGCTGTGAtacttttttccgttttgccgTCCGACAGTTTTCTATGTTGCGCCGATGATTTGAAAGTCTTCTTTCCAATTTCGTCTGTTGTATATTGTGTCTTTCTTCGACGCCCGTTGgccgttttttggttttgcctttttttcttaatattaAGTTAGAATCAAGATTGTATATTGACCCACTAGGCAGACAttcattaataaataaattgaaattaatgaaatgTCATTTTATAACTCTATTTGATGAGGGACCGATCAAGGGAGGTCTGTCCTAAGTAACTAAGCAAGGAGAAGACATTCTATACCAAGGAAAGCAACCTTCGTCACGCTgatatttgttaaaatgttACAAACCAGCCCAGTCCAAAACAGTTAACTTATTCGCATTACACTTGCttgaaaattgtcaaaaatgtcATACATTAGCAAAATTCCAAAACACTTTTTGAGCAACATAATTTCGTGAGAGAATTGTTCCAATACTAATGCACATCGGTTCGGACCCCCTAGTGTCTAAAACAAGAGACTGGAATCCGTCCGAAAATGATTAagcagaaatacaaaaaagcgaCAAATGCTGAATTGTTTTGAAACGATAGATCTTTGTATGCCCAATAATTGTCCATTAAACCATGATTCATTAACAGATTGTGGgagaaaaatctttaaaaaacatacacaaaacccAACAACGGTGCTGCACAAGCAGAAAAGGTTTGCTTTATCATTTTCCTGTATCTTTCACACTATCAAACGCACGGCAAGCTCGCAAAAATGTGTGCAAATGCGCATTTACATACAAAAAGTGTGCCACAATCATTTGCTTCGTTTGGCCAATCATTGTTTGGTAAGAATAGTAGGCACTTAAccagacaacaacaacaaaaaacaaaaaaaaacagtctgcAAAACCAGATGACTCTTACCCATTTCCATGAATTCCTTTGTTCTTTTGTGTACATCAGCAAGAAGTAGTACGTAGGATgtactttttaaaaatataatgatttttcgacgattttgttttgctcgtttgcATGGCTGCCCGCCCTGCACGTGAAACCTTTTTACGGAAATGTTACGTCGAAGTAATTTTGACAGCAATTTTGATAACATCGATGCGATTTACAATGCAAAAACGGTAAATTTATATAATAATGTTGTGCAGCAcatgaaaaaacaaacgaaaaaaatcttaaatttcttctgcttctcgaCAGATCAACAGAATGAGCGGTCGCGGAGGGTCCTGGGCTACCATAGGGGTCCCGAACTTACAAAATAACTGCCCCCCTGGTCAgaagattcaatgtgataggaGCTTTCACATTTCACTCCGCTTGGAACCTCCTATTTCTGATCTCGTTGACCTAATTTTACCcacaaaatgtgtgtttctAGATGTTTTGAACTAACTTTCATCCAGTTTTTCATACAGTCAACCTTGAAAGGCTAGTCCACAAAAGAGTATTAAAAACTCTCTGCCATTTGAATTCCTCTAGCGGCTGTCAACTACTTCAGAGTGATTTAAATTATAACGGGTctcaaaaaaattgttaaaactCTTTGCGATTGAAATCAAAAACTCTTTGTGAAGAGTTAATTCAAATCATTCATtagtaatattttattcaccATTCTTttatagaattttgaaattttttagaagATTTTTAAGCCAATTTTCAACTAGATGAtccatttttgttgtaattAAGCTCAACATAACATTTTTAGATAATGTTCTTATTATTCGACACATCATTAATCTGATTCTAATTCTCGTTTCATTATTCTGATGGAAATATgttgaaaaacacaaaaaagccatAAAATACGACCATTCATAAGTgtcaaaattcaaataaaaaattgtacatAGTTTTGTGCTTCtgatttttactttatttgatGTTAGAACTTGTTAGCTCtggtaataaaaaaaggaactttATTTAGatgtcatttttttaaaatagtttacaGGTTTTTAATTCTTACACAATGATTTATGCACTTATGGACAGCACCAAAATTGGTATAGCTGGTTCAAATGCGGATGAACATTGTACCaaattttggtaaaattaTACCTAGCAGAATTATCGAAAGCACCATTTTGAAAATCGAATACAAAAGAGGTCTGAATCTTTTGTCTTCAACACTTTAAACtaacactttaaaaataaaatattcttattGCTTTCCATAATATTTCAGCCTTGTTTTgccacacaacaacacatcTTTTCCATAACGGTGAAATCACCAGAACCAGTTTATCAAGGTGAAGGCCAAATTTCGCAACTCCACGAAACAACACCGGTGGACCGGTGGATctcaaaatgatgatttttaatttttatttttatttctcttgtttttatttcgcttcagCATTGCAATGGTATGGATAAGGTTTATTCGCATTGTTACATTGTTTCGTAATCTATTATATTTCCCTCCCACATAGTAAATCTTTTACtcatttgtattaaatatttttgaggGGGATATTTGTGAATTTCTAATTGTGTTTAAATTCCGATTTTTattgtgaaaatatttttataattttttagcCGTAGTATTGCTTTGaacttatttttttcaaaggaTAAAAGTCAGTTTTAtgctattttatttctgtATCTTATTTTTAACCAAACAGCTCATTGCTGTTTAGGTTGAAAGAATTCTTTACCTAAATTAATTTCGTAAGAAAactttaataattatttattaattcaataaaaatagcttatttatttatttatttatttatttacaattgaatatgacggtccagtgccgtattgtcaacaccacttgcgttgaaaaaaaaaaatacaattatattgataaggcatttcctccttattctttgccttatcccgggcaatAAAAATAGCTTAGTCAATTatattataaataaacaacaaaaaacacacttaatCTACTACACTTACTGTATTTAAACACTTGCTAGCCAATGTTGTGAACCGTTCCTCCCCTTCTCGCGCATAGTGCGGTATGCTTCTTTGTTCGAATGATAATTGCTTGTTCGTACCAAGCAAACCATATGATAAACAGCTGactaaacacacatacaccacacGAACACCCTCGCACACTCAGGTTCAAAAATTACCGCCAAACACTAAACACTTGCATTCCCTAGGCAACAGCCCAATCCAATGGCGACTAGATCTCACACACAATCAAACCGAGAGACACGTGTATATctgagcaattgtggatttcACTGACAAAGCTCTTTAGTTAACGCACACGTACacgaccacacacacacagcggaaAAAACCGCGAGAGAACGCGAGACCGCGAGAGCATGAAATTGCGCACGAAAATTGGGGGGTGGAAAGCctacgcgaaaaaaaaaagctgtcaaAAGCCCCAGCGCTATGATGATGCTGGCACAGATTTATTCACTGTGATTGCacattttgcataaatttcacTCACTTTTCTTTGTTAGCTGGGGTTTCAGGGCGTCTGAATTGAGGACTAATACTGGAAGCACTTTCACACACGATGCGTATTGGACGAACAACGAGGCACATTTGTATGACGGATCACCGCACGTAAAAGGTAAAGGCACACCCGATTTACAGCCCTTTTGTAGCACCTCTAGCAAATAAGGCGTACTCACGGACTCATATTTGCGGACTTCTTTCCTTTCTACAGCGCACACGGAAGCTTGATGATGTCTCCTGATGTTGATGGTGGCAGCAGCTACGCACGGCTGTCAAACCGGACGGAATGTTTATCAACACTGATGTTCGCGGTATCGTGTTCGGTGCGTCGCGGTCCTATCCCCAACACGTAATAGGACTGGTTGCTCTCGACTACCCCGAAGAGCGTTTAATGTTGAGAAACATCTCACCACTACACGTGTATTGGGACAACAATGTACGCGCGATATGATGATGTCTTGCAACTGACTCACCACGTTCGGTATGATAAATCTGTACTAATCGTTTTACTCCTAGAGGTTTCTATAGCTCTGCCTAGCCCCACCGATACTGGTTTAACACTGGAAAATTGGCCAGATATTGCCCCGACCCATCCGAACGTGGCACAGGTCCACGAGTGACTGAACGATGTGATGCGTGCATCGTTAACCGATTCGACGATGCGGCCTACAATAATCACATGGCCGATGGGTGCAGTTGTAGGGTTTCGCGACCGCTCCATTTTCCTGATCACCATCGTACATCGACCTCTCCTGTAAGTGAAAAAGGGGGGTGCCAGCAGGGACATGTTTGCgtagggctttttttttgtagccgGTTTGCCGGGGTGAAGATGCCGCCCAAGAGTATCCGAACGTAACTCATGCATGGCCTAGGACAACGTTCCGATTTGACAGGATTCTGACGAAAAGAATAGAAGGCTTTTTGGGATTTTGGATTCGCGGtaaaaaaatgtccaaaaaGTGGTCCAATCATGAGCTTTCCATTCGAATAAGCCTGACAGCAATTTCGTTCTCACTGGAGCGCTGAGCTATTTTGGAACCAGTTCCGGTCATTTAGAT
This genomic window from Anopheles maculipalpis chromosome 2RL, idAnoMacuDA_375_x, whole genome shotgun sequence contains:
- the LOC126568092 gene encoding major facilitator superfamily domain-containing protein 12-like; protein product: MANTGNKVPLANGSTTIHRYGATTDTRTVVPAVNGIEPHNDPSPTTFPGNTAVDMDRAQLDKRSTLKMCEKIGYGLGHVYNDLCAGIWFSYTLLFMQGALGMPAAEAGAMVMLGQVGDAIATPIVGLLTDRYGTKRQWHIAGTFIVFLTFPMIFSLCPWCTVAPHWWEILYFVIVILAFQFGWPIVQVTHLAMIPELSRTQKDRSDLTAIRYSVSIVSNVVVYIVTWAVLRSRTSTDNQIGPGDAYRFRDISLILTLVGVSMSVLFNFSLTFSGYEHRRNTALQHNIIRPSAPRAETDIERESLLGPEHRQANGQLAGSSTALDAIVHRKPKKNFFKSPLLYQNALLYVFSRLFMTTSLVYMPLWLDERAYQPDVTPAENNANVEHLATVPLVSFLASFVASLILKYTNRFVGNSLVYFVGSIISTSVCLWIALTPGAGSFSTLSLFLIASLFGAGSSITMISSLCITADMIGKHADQGGFIYSAVTFADKLITGVVVVIIESVKCHDRSECPEYYRGVLSYGCGLAAILGCLTLATLLCTTASTRRRNR